Proteins found in one Quercus robur chromosome 2, dhQueRobu3.1, whole genome shotgun sequence genomic segment:
- the LOC126714034 gene encoding NDR1/HIN1-like protein 6, with protein MADHQKIHPVAHDVEAPPAPTAPLVPRGASKSDQGDPAVVRQGHYPPFQRTIPVMHSKPPKRRSCCCKCLCWTISLLLLLVILIGATVGILFLVFRPKLPKFSVDKLEITQFNLNNSDDTLNATFDVTITATNPNKKIGIYYEGGSQISGWYQNTQLCEGALPKFYQGHKNTTVLDLALTGQTQNATGLINALSQQRQETGNIPLGLKVNQPVKIKLGSLKLFTVKFRVRCTLIVDDLAANNQITISSSSCKFRLRL; from the coding sequence ATGGCTGATCATCAGAAAATCCATCCGGTAGCCCATGATGTTGAAGCACCTCCAGCACCGACCGCCCCATTGGTGCCGCGAGGCGCGTCCAAATCCGACCAAGGTGATCCGGCTGTGGTTCGGCAGGGGCACTACCCTCCCTTTCAACGCACCATCCCTGTGATGCATTCAAAACCACCAAAGAGGAGAAGCTGTTGCTGCAAGTGCCTGTGTTGGACAATAAGTCTGCTATTGCTGCTAGTGATTCTCATTGGTGCTACTGTTGGAATCCTATTCCTTGTGTTCCGGCCAAAGCTTCCCAAGTTCTCTGTGGACAAGTTGGAGATAACCCAATTCAATCTCAACAATAGCGATGACACCTTAAATGCCACTTTTGATGTCACAATTACTGCAACAAATCCAAACAAGAAGATTGGGATATACTATGAGGGTGGGAGTCAGATAAGTGGGTGGTACCAAAACACACAACTATGCGAAGGTGCTTTGCCAAAATTCTACCAGGGCCACAAGAACACCACAGTGCTTGATCTGGCCTTGACGGGACAAACTCAGAACGCGACCGGCTTGATCAACGCGTTGTCACAGCAGCGGCAAGAGACAGGCAATATTCCGCTCGGTCTTAAGGTTAATCAGCCGGTGAAGATTAAGCTTGGGAGCTTGAAGCTCTTTACGGTCAAGTTCAGGGTTAGGTGCACGCTTATAGTTGATGATCTAGCTGCTAATAATCAAATTACTATAAGTAGTAGTAGCTGTAAGTTCAGGCTTAGGCTGTAA
- the LOC126700621 gene encoding uncharacterized protein LOC126700621 has translation MEVYVDDMLVKSKEELAHLDDLEETFATLKKHQMKLNPNKCVFGVASRKFLGFMVSQRGIEANPEKVRAIIDMASPKTVKDVQKLTRRIAALNRFVSRATDKCIPFFKTLKQAFAWTDECEVAFQELKQYLSSPHLLSPSKGGENLYLYLAVSASAVSAALIREEGKKQLPVYYVSQAFQGAEFSQFDIEYHPRTAIKAQALADFIAEFTLPDEDGITDEADKWTIQTDGSSAQKRRGVRVVITTPDGEVMKYGVQLKFPATNNEAEYEGILTGLRLGKALGAKNLLIQSDSKLVIRRINGEYEAKEERMQKYLKLTRQLTQEFDTVEFVQIPRNQNIGADEVSKLASSEAGGTSTDMAIEIQKHPSIEEVAVLTIQSTDTWMTPIISFLRDGHLPQNTDEARKVKKKAARFTILNDVLYKRGFSMPYLKCVDEDEAKYILEEVHGGVCSDHVGSRSLANKVIRVGYFWPTMQGDAADIVRRGPSNHH, from the exons ATGGAGGTATACGtagacgatatgctcgtcaagagtaaggaagagctcGCTCATCTGGACGACCTGGAAGAGACTTTTGCAACCCTCAAAAAACAccagatgaagttgaatccaaacaaatgtgtttttggggtagcctCGAGAaagttcttgggattcatggtgtcccagagaggaatagaagcaaatCCAGAGAAGGTACGAGCAATCATTGACATGGCCTCACCCAAGACCGTCAAAGATGTACAAAAACTCACAAGAAGGATAGCAGCtctaaacaggttcgtctctaggGCCACAGACAAATGCATTCCCTTCTTCAAAACCCTGAAGCAGGCTTTTGCTTGGACCGACGAATGCGAAGTAGCGTTCCAAGAGCTGAAACAATATCTGAGCAGTCCACATCTCCTAAGCCCGTCCAAAGGAGGAGAGAACCTATACTTGTACCTGGCGGTGTCAGCCTCGGCAGTAAGCGCagccttgattagagaagaaggcaagaaacaaCTCCCGGTGTACTACGTCAGCCAAGCCTTTCAAGGAGCTGAGTTCAG ccaatttgacatcgagtaccatccaAGAACAGCTATCAAGGCACAAGCTCTGGCTGACTTCATCGCTGAATTCACTCTCCCAGATGAAGATGGAATTACAGACGAAGCTGATAAATGGACAATACAGACAgatggttcgtcagcccaaaAGAGGAGGGGAGTAAGGGTCGTCATAACCACCCCCGACGGAGAAGTGATGAAATATGGGGTTCAACTAAAGTTCCCAGCCAccaataacgaagccgagtatgaaggaatattgacgggCTTGAGGCTTGGGAAAGCTCTTGGTGCCAAAAATTTGCTGATCCAGAGTGATTCAAAGCTGGTAATCAGACGGATCAATGGAGAGTACGaggcaaaggaagaaaggatgcagaaataccttaAACTGACAAGGCAACTAACTCAGGAGTTCGACACAGTGGAGTTCGTCCAGATACCAAGAAACCAGAATATTGGGGCCGACGAAGTATCGAAACTAGCGTCATCAGAAGCAGGAGGGACAAGCACAGACATGGCAATAGAGATCCAGAAACACCCAAGTATTGAAGAGGTGGCGGTGCTCACCATCCAGAGCACAGACACCTGGATGACGCCCATAATATCCTTCCTCCGAGACGGGCACCTACCTCAGAATACTGACGAAGCCAGAAAGGTCAAAAAGAAAGCGGCCAGGTTCACGATCCTAAATGACGtcttgtacaagagaggcttctctatgcctTATCTAAAGTGCGTCGACGAGGATGAGGCCAAATACATCCTAGAAGAAGTACACGGAGGAGTCTGTAGCGACCATGTCGGCTCCAGATCCCTAGCCAACAAGGTGATAAGAGTAGGGtacttttggccaaccatgcaggggGATGCTGCTGACATCGTCAGAAG aggcccTAGCAACCATCACTGA